The following coding sequences are from one Streptomyces sp. NBC_00536 window:
- a CDS encoding bifunctional [glutamine synthetase] adenylyltransferase/[glutamine synthetase]-adenylyl-L-tyrosine phosphorylase: MTVPGRRSSTFIRLVRSGFTDPSAAARLLDADALAAVRTDPVLLDALGATADPDLALLGLVRLAEAQAPGDLPLLLDTLVSAKPLRDRLLGVLGASEALADHLARHPHDWRALVTYESADLHPGLAEFERGLADAADPVALRVAYRRCLLSIAARDVCGTTDVAQAAAELADLATATLRAALRIASAAAPEDAAQCRLAVIAMGKCGGHELNYVSDVDVIFVGDTAPGADEGKAVQAATRLASHLMRICSETTVEGTIWPVDANLRPEGRNGPLVRTLASHLAYYQRWAKTWEFQALLKARAVAGDPDLGAQYIEAITPMVWQAAERDNFVADVQKMRRRVVDNIPAAQVERELKLGPGGLRDVEFAVQLLQLVHGRSDATLHSGTTLDALQALAAGGYVGRTDAAQLGDAYRFLRAMEHRIQLYRLRRTHLVPEDEADLRRLGRSMGLRTEPVAELHKAWRRHASVVRRLHEKLFYRPLLDAVAQLAPGETRLSPRAAGQRLEALGYADPAAALRHLEALSSGVSRKAAIQRTLLPVLLGWFADSADPDAGLLGFRKVSDALGKTPWYLRLLRDEGAAAENLARVLSAGRLAPDLLMRAPEAVALLGDSGGLEPRTHEALAQEVLAAVNRADHPEAGVAAARGVRRRELFRTTAADIIGSYGTEDSPAEEDPGALVDRVGNAVSDLTAATIAGALRAAVRGQWGDTLPTRFAVIGVGRFGGHELGYGSDADVLFVHEPREGVDEQEAAKAAQTVVSEMRRLLQLPTADPPLLIDADLRPEGRSGPLVRTLPSYAAYYRRWALTWESQALLRAEPVAGDPELGARFIDLIDPLRYPFEGLGEDAVREIRRLKARMESERLPRGADPTLHTKLGRGGLSDVEWTVQLIQMRHAWAEPGLRTTRTREALAAAHAAGLIPTEEAQTLDEAWVLATRVRNAVMLVRGRAGDTFPSDARELAAVGRYLGYPPGRVGEMLDDYRRITRRARAVVDELFYGAA; the protein is encoded by the coding sequence ATGACGGTTCCCGGACGCAGGAGCAGCACCTTCATCCGGCTGGTCCGCAGCGGGTTCACGGACCCCTCGGCCGCAGCACGGCTCCTCGACGCCGACGCGCTGGCCGCCGTCCGTACCGACCCCGTGCTCCTCGACGCCCTCGGCGCCACCGCCGACCCCGACCTCGCCCTCCTCGGCCTCGTCCGGCTCGCCGAGGCGCAGGCCCCCGGGGACCTCCCGCTGCTCCTCGACACCCTCGTCAGCGCCAAACCGCTGCGCGACCGGCTGCTCGGCGTCCTCGGCGCCTCCGAGGCCCTCGCCGACCACCTCGCCCGCCACCCCCACGACTGGCGGGCCCTGGTCACCTACGAGTCCGCCGACCTCCACCCCGGCCTCGCCGAGTTCGAGCGGGGCCTCGCCGACGCCGCCGACCCCGTCGCGCTGCGCGTCGCCTACCGCCGCTGCCTGCTCTCCATCGCCGCCCGCGACGTCTGCGGCACCACCGACGTCGCCCAGGCCGCCGCCGAACTCGCCGACCTCGCCACCGCCACCCTCCGCGCCGCCCTGCGCATCGCGAGCGCCGCCGCCCCCGAGGACGCCGCCCAGTGCCGGCTCGCCGTCATCGCCATGGGCAAGTGCGGCGGCCACGAGCTGAACTACGTGTCCGACGTCGACGTCATCTTCGTCGGCGACACCGCCCCCGGAGCCGACGAGGGCAAGGCCGTCCAGGCCGCCACCCGCCTCGCCTCCCACCTCATGCGGATCTGCTCCGAGACCACCGTCGAAGGCACCATCTGGCCCGTCGACGCCAACCTCCGCCCCGAGGGCAGGAACGGTCCCCTCGTCCGCACCCTCGCCTCCCACCTCGCCTACTACCAGCGCTGGGCCAAGACCTGGGAGTTCCAGGCCCTCCTCAAGGCCCGCGCCGTCGCCGGGGACCCCGACCTCGGGGCGCAGTACATCGAGGCCATAACGCCGATGGTCTGGCAGGCCGCCGAACGCGACAACTTCGTCGCCGACGTCCAGAAGATGCGCCGCCGCGTCGTCGACAACATCCCCGCCGCCCAGGTCGAACGCGAACTGAAACTCGGCCCCGGCGGCCTGCGCGACGTCGAGTTCGCCGTCCAGCTCCTCCAGCTCGTGCACGGCCGCAGCGACGCCACCCTGCACTCCGGCACCACCCTCGACGCCCTCCAGGCCCTCGCCGCGGGCGGCTACGTCGGCCGCACCGACGCCGCCCAGCTCGGGGACGCGTACCGGTTCCTGCGCGCCATGGAACACCGCATCCAGCTCTACCGGCTGCGCCGCACCCACCTCGTCCCCGAGGACGAGGCCGACCTGCGCCGCCTCGGCCGCTCCATGGGCCTGCGCACCGAACCCGTCGCCGAACTCCACAAGGCCTGGCGCCGGCACGCCTCCGTGGTCCGCCGCCTGCACGAGAAGCTCTTCTACCGGCCGCTCCTCGACGCCGTCGCCCAGCTCGCCCCCGGCGAGACCCGGCTCTCGCCGCGCGCCGCCGGACAACGCCTCGAAGCCCTCGGGTACGCCGACCCGGCCGCCGCCCTGCGCCACCTGGAGGCCCTCTCCTCCGGAGTCAGCCGCAAGGCCGCCATCCAGCGCACCCTGCTCCCCGTGCTGCTGGGCTGGTTCGCCGACTCCGCCGACCCCGACGCCGGCCTGCTCGGCTTCCGCAAGGTCTCCGACGCCCTCGGCAAGACCCCCTGGTACCTGCGGCTGCTGCGCGACGAGGGCGCCGCCGCCGAGAACCTCGCCCGCGTCCTGTCCGCCGGACGCCTCGCCCCCGACCTGCTCATGCGGGCCCCCGAAGCGGTGGCCCTGCTCGGCGACTCCGGCGGCCTGGAACCCCGTACGCACGAGGCCCTCGCCCAGGAGGTGCTCGCCGCCGTCAACCGCGCCGACCACCCCGAAGCCGGGGTCGCCGCCGCCCGCGGCGTGCGCAGGCGCGAACTCTTCCGCACCACCGCGGCCGACATCATCGGCTCCTACGGTACGGAGGACAGCCCGGCCGAGGAGGACCCCGGCGCCCTCGTCGACCGCGTCGGAAACGCCGTCTCCGACCTCACCGCCGCCACCATCGCGGGCGCCCTGCGCGCCGCCGTCCGCGGCCAGTGGGGCGACACCCTGCCCACCCGGTTCGCCGTCATCGGCGTCGGCCGCTTCGGCGGCCACGAACTGGGCTACGGCTCCGACGCCGACGTCCTCTTCGTCCACGAACCCCGCGAAGGCGTCGACGAACAGGAAGCCGCCAAGGCCGCCCAGACCGTCGTCTCCGAAATGCGCAGACTCCTCCAGCTGCCGACCGCCGACCCGCCGCTGCTCATCGACGCCGACCTGCGGCCCGAAGGCCGCTCCGGGCCGCTCGTGCGGACCCTGCCGTCCTACGCCGCCTACTACCGGCGCTGGGCCCTGACCTGGGAGAGCCAGGCCCTGCTGCGCGCCGAGCCGGTCGCGGGCGACCCGGAACTGGGCGCCCGCTTCATCGACCTGATCGACCCGCTGCGCTACCCCTTCGAAGGGCTCGGGGAGGACGCCGTCCGCGAGATCCGGCGGCTCAAGGCGCGCATGGAATCGGAACGGCTGCCGCGCGGGGCCGACCCGACGCTGCACACGAAACTGGGCCGGGGCGGGCTGAGCGACGTCGAGTGGACGGTCCAGCTGATCCAGATGCGGCACGCGTGGGCCGAACCGGGCCTGCGCACCACCCGGACCCGGGAGGCGCTGGCCGCGGCGCACGCGGCGGGGCTGATCCCGACCGAGGAAGCGCAGACGCTGGACGAGGCGTGGGTCCTGGCGACCCGGGTCCGCAACGCGGTGATGCTGGTCCGGGGGCGGGCCGGGGACACGTTCCCCTCCGACGCGCGGGAGCTGGCGGCGGTGGGGCGCTACCTCGGGTACCCGCCGGGGCGGGTGGGGGAGATGCTCGACGACTACCGCCGCATCACCCGCCGCGCGCGTGCGGTCGTCGACGAACTCTTCTACGGGGCCGCCTGA
- a CDS encoding PIG-L family deacetylase, producing MHAPDPHAAVPPIPGRDPGSGGGRAPQRTHRAHPTHRTRRSRHGRAVAALAVAAAVVAGGFALARGGEAIGRFSGPAGASGASPDVLPDPVDPGSVLQIVAHPDDDLYFMNPDLRHSIATGHPVTTAYLTSGEADGINGDADGPAGPGKATPPPADKAAYAEARQNGIRAAYAQMATGNRDSAWKRTVVTTAAGGHAEQDVLIAEPSVQLLWLQLREAGNVYADRPDSLHGLWDGRVAHLESMLASGSPVRQGFTYTKDQVVATIEGVLAMYKPTTVRAQDPTPGRYPDDKRYTDHQDHFYGARFVQAALARYAAEVKDRPHFAVQNYLGYINGSLPPVLDPRAAREKLDSLDTYAWLDRTNHCGSAAGCGDLKVAANPAGNHWTESIHYARGDSTSWLTADAHAGLWAFRVLDGQLALWHRDGLLGTWDGPRLLPGTGMDQGVTTTTLPDGRIAAFGTRTSFGTRTAFGDRPQDYRRDVVYAVQKSAGSVEFGPWHSLGTPETADEDWTSDISAPAVAVDRAGRLAVYVRDGAYTLRGRTQGADGSWGPWDRLGGKDLYGNPATATDAAGHRMVFASTASTVLGWAQPEAGAALGPATPTGLPATTLPLTAVAREGGVRLWFRKPDSGDVRTALVTVPTAGTAVTTAPTTAGAAPGGLKVSNVTELGGMRGFGAVTAAGQLVAGRSGTGELGSDVGAGGPWQCSALMFVGSPSSAPTGRNLTSLAVLGLDARLYLSAAADSARARLAPWQPVGPRAPRP from the coding sequence ATGCACGCGCCCGACCCGCACGCCGCCGTGCCCCCGATACCGGGCCGCGACCCCGGGAGCGGCGGCGGCCGTGCCCCTCAGCGGACGCACCGGGCCCACCCGACCCACCGGACCCGGCGGAGCCGCCACGGCAGGGCCGTCGCCGCGCTGGCCGTCGCCGCCGCGGTCGTGGCGGGCGGCTTCGCCCTCGCCCGCGGCGGCGAGGCGATCGGCCGGTTCTCCGGCCCCGCCGGGGCCTCGGGGGCGAGCCCGGACGTCCTGCCCGACCCCGTGGACCCCGGCAGCGTGCTGCAGATCGTCGCCCACCCCGACGACGACCTGTACTTCATGAACCCGGACCTGCGGCATTCGATAGCGACCGGGCACCCGGTCACCACCGCCTACCTCACCTCGGGCGAGGCCGACGGCATCAACGGCGACGCGGACGGGCCGGCCGGGCCCGGGAAGGCCACCCCTCCCCCCGCCGACAAGGCCGCCTACGCCGAGGCCCGCCAGAACGGCATACGCGCCGCCTACGCCCAGATGGCCACCGGGAACCGCGACAGCGCCTGGAAGCGCACGGTCGTCACCACCGCCGCCGGTGGCCACGCCGAGCAGGACGTCCTGATCGCCGAGCCCTCCGTACAGCTGCTGTGGCTCCAGCTGCGGGAGGCGGGCAACGTGTACGCCGACCGGCCGGACAGCCTGCACGGCCTGTGGGACGGCAGGGTCGCGCACCTGGAGTCGATGCTGGCCTCCGGCAGCCCGGTGCGCCAGGGGTTCACGTACACGAAGGACCAGGTCGTCGCGACGATCGAGGGCGTCCTCGCGATGTACAAGCCGACGACCGTGCGCGCGCAGGACCCGACCCCCGGGCGCTACCCCGACGACAAGCGGTACACCGACCACCAGGACCACTTCTACGGGGCCCGCTTCGTCCAGGCCGCCCTCGCCCGGTACGCGGCGGAGGTGAAGGACCGCCCGCACTTCGCGGTGCAGAACTACCTCGGCTACATCAACGGCTCCCTGCCCCCCGTGCTGGATCCGCGGGCGGCCCGGGAGAAGCTGGACAGCCTGGACACGTACGCCTGGCTGGACCGCACGAACCACTGCGGCAGCGCGGCGGGCTGCGGTGACCTCAAGGTCGCCGCCAACCCCGCGGGCAACCACTGGACCGAGTCCATCCACTACGCCCGCGGGGACAGCACCTCCTGGCTCACCGCGGACGCGCACGCCGGCCTGTGGGCCTTCCGCGTCCTGGACGGGCAGCTGGCGCTCTGGCACCGCGACGGGCTGCTCGGCACCTGGGACGGGCCGCGGCTGCTGCCCGGCACCGGCATGGACCAGGGCGTGACGACGACGACCCTGCCGGACGGCCGGATCGCCGCCTTCGGCACCCGTACGTCCTTCGGAACCCGCACCGCCTTCGGCGACCGGCCGCAGGACTACCGGCGCGATGTCGTGTACGCCGTCCAGAAGTCCGCCGGGTCGGTGGAGTTCGGCCCGTGGCACTCGCTGGGCACCCCGGAAACCGCCGACGAGGACTGGACCTCCGACATCAGCGCCCCCGCGGTCGCGGTCGACCGTGCCGGACGGCTGGCGGTGTACGTCCGCGACGGCGCGTACACCCTGCGCGGGCGCACCCAGGGCGCGGACGGCTCCTGGGGGCCGTGGGACCGGCTCGGCGGCAAGGACCTGTACGGCAATCCCGCCACCGCGACCGACGCGGCGGGCCACCGGATGGTGTTCGCGAGCACGGCGTCCACGGTGCTCGGCTGGGCCCAGCCGGAGGCGGGCGCGGCGCTGGGTCCGGCCACGCCCACCGGCCTGCCCGCGACCACGCTGCCGCTGACGGCGGTGGCCCGGGAGGGCGGGGTGCGGCTGTGGTTCCGCAAGCCGGACTCGGGCGACGTACGCACGGCGCTGGTGACCGTACCCACGGCGGGGACGGCCGTGACCACGGCGCCGACGACGGCCGGGGCGGCTCCCGGCGGCCTGAAGGTGTCCAACGTCACAGAGCTGGGCGGGATGCGGGGCTTCGGCGCGGTGACGGCGGCAGGGCAGCTGGTGGCGGGGCGTTCGGGCACCGGTGAGCTGGGGTCGGATGTCGGAGCGGGCGGGCCGTGGCAGTGTTCGGCGCTGATGTTCGTCGGGTCACCCTCCAGCGCTCCGACCGGCCGGAACCTGACCAGTCTGGCCGTTCTGGGGCTGGACGCGCGGCTGTACCTGAGCGCGGCGGCGGACTCTGCGCGGGCGCGGCTGGCTCCCTGGCAGCCCGTCGGTCCGCGCGCCCCGCGCCCGTGA